One segment of Hippopotamus amphibius kiboko isolate mHipAmp2 chromosome 4, mHipAmp2.hap2, whole genome shotgun sequence DNA contains the following:
- the LOC130850888 gene encoding zinc finger protein LOC728743 homolog has translation MTELVSSGDGSPAGDGEEGLGDDRGLVIHHPAEEQLHRCALCGQTFSQQPSLVRHQKAHAGAGRAAAFVCPECGKAFSVKHNLEVHQRTHTGERPFPCPECGRCFSLKQNLLTHQRIHSGEKPHQCAQCGRCFREPRFLLNHQRTHARMPAPHPRRPGVFGERRPYFCTRCGKSFAREGSLKTHQRSHGHGPEGQAAHLGRVL, from the coding sequence ATGACAGAACTGGTGTCCTCTGGGGACGGGTCCCCTGCGGGGGACGGGGAGGAGGGCCTGGGGGACGATCGAGGCCTGGTCATTCACCACCCGGCGGAGGAGCAGCTGCACCGCTGCGCGCTGTGCGGCCAGACCTTCTCCCAGCAGCCCAGCCTGGTGCGGCACCAGAAGGCGCACGCTGGAGCGGGCCGCGCGGCCGCCTTCGTGTGCCCCGAGTGCGGCAAGGCCTTCAGCGTCAAGCACAACCTCGAGGTGCATCAGCGCACCCACACGGGCGAGCGGCCCTTCCCCTGCCCCGAGTGCGGGCGCTGCTTCAGCCTCAAGCAGAACCTGCTCACTCACCAGCGCATCCACAGCGGCGAGAAGCCACACCAGTGCGCGCAGTGCGGCCGCTGCTTCCGCGAGCCGCGCTTCCTGCTCAACCACCAGCGCACCCACGCGCGCATGCCCGCGCCGCACCCGCGCCGCCCAGGCGTCTTCGGGGAGCGGAGGCCCTACTTCTGCACCCGCTGCGGCAAGAGCTTTGCGCGAGAGGGCTCGCTCAAGACCCACCAGCGCAGCCATGGCCACGGGCCCGAGGGCCAGGCGGCCCATTTAGGCCGCGTGCTCTGA
- the ZNF775 gene encoding zinc finger protein 775 isoform X1: MESVLAGGGGTAGDALVMKVKQEKPEWLLQTLVPQTVLSQKDKENIFQQRRGLPPCQTVGKPRAWGGQEETAGSRWAPPPEQAGGPAGRAPGAPPGPLSPALSAGEGHFVCPDCGKRFSWWSSLKIHQRTHTGEKPYPCAKCGKSFSQKPNLARHQRHHTGERPFCCPECARRFSQKQHLLKHQKTHARPATHPCPECERCFRHQVGLRIHQRAHARDRQGVRAGLQALLRDAAAHRACRPRPGPQRGRPEWAWLGFCQGWWRPPGARTAAPAEPRQFICNECGKSFTWWSSLNIHQRIHTGERPYPCPECGRRFSQKPNLTRHLRNHTGERPHPCAHCGRSFRQKQHLLKHQRTHLPGAPAAPRPGRAALRAHQRAHAAVAAAEPPAQGVPGLSPPPRGPSAARGPGDVPWGRARAGAGGPGEPRQFICNECGKSFSWWSALTIHQRIHTGERPYPCPECGRRFSQKPNLTRHRRNHTGERPYLCTSCGRGFSQKQHLLKHQRVHRGALASTPSARGQAL, from the exons ATGGAGAGTGTCCTGGCTGGTGGTGGTGGCACAG CAGGAGATGCGCTGGTGATGAAGgtcaaacaagagaagccagagtGGCTGCTGCAGACGCTGGTGCCACAGACCGTGCTTTCCCAGAAGGATAAGGAGAACATTTTCCAGCAGCGTCGGGGCCTGCCGCCATGCCAGACGGTGGGGAAGCCGCGAGCCTGGGGGGGCCAGGAGGAGACTGCGGGTTCAAGGTGGGCCCCTCCCCCTGAGCAGGCCGGCGGACCCGCAGGCCGGGCTCCGGGGGCGCCCCCCGGTCCCCTGAGCCCCGCCCTTTCTGCTGGTGAGGGTCACTTCGTGTGCCCGGACTGCGGGAAGAGGTTCAGCTGGTGGTCGTCGCTGAAGATCCACCAGCGCACCCACACCGGAGAGAAGCCGTACCCGTGCGCCAAGTGCGGCAAGAGCTTCAGCCAGAAGCCCAACCTGGCGCGCCACCAGCGGCACCACACGGGCGAGCGGCCCTTCTGCTGCCCCGAGTGCGCCCGGCGCTTCAGCCAGAAGCAGCACCTGCTCAAGCACCAGAAGACCCACGCCCGGCCCGCCACCCACCCGTGCCCCGAGTGCGAGCGCTGCTTCCGCCACCAGGTGGGCCTGCGCATCCACCAGCGCGCGCACGCCCGGGACCGCCAGGGCGTCCGCGCCGGGCTGCAGGCGCTGCTCCGGGACGCCGCGGCCCACCGGGCCTGCCGCCCGAGGCCGGGGCCCCAGCGGGGGCGCCCCGAGTGGGCCTGGCTGGGGTTCTGCCAGGGCTGGTGGCGCCCGCCCGGGGCCCGGACCGCCGCCCCCGCCGAGCCGCGCCAGTTCATCTGCAACGAGTGCGGCAAGAGCTTCACGTGGTGGTCGTCGCTGAACATCCACCAGCGCATCCACACGGGCGAGCGGCCCTACCCGTGCCCCGAGTGCGGCCGCCGCTTCAGCCAGAAGCCCAACCTGACGCGCCACCTGCGCAACCACACGGGCGAGCGCCCGCACCCCTGCGCGCACTGCGGCCGCAGCTTCCGCCAGAAGCAGCACCTGCTCAAGCACCAGCGCACGCACCTGCCCGGcgccccggccgcgccccgccccggccgcgcCGCGCTGCGCGCCCACCAGCGCGCACACGCTGCCGTCGCCGCCGCCGAGCCGCCCGCCCAGGGCGTCCCCGGCCTGTCGCCGCCGCCGCGCGGCCCCTCGGCGGCCCGGGGGCCCGGGGACGTGCCGTGGGGCCgggcgcgggcgggcgcgggcgggCCGGGCGAGCCGCGCCAGTTCATCTGCAACGAGTGCGGCAAGAGCTTCTCGTGGTGGTCGGCGCTCACTATCCACCAGCGCATCCACACGGGCGAGCGGCCCTACCCGTGCCCCGAGTGCGGCCGCCGCTTCAGCCAGAAGCCCAACCTGACGCGCCACCGGCGCAACCACACGGGCGAGCGGCCCTACCTGTGCACCTCCTGCGGCCGCGGCTTCAGCCAGAAGCAGCACCTGCTCAAGCACCAGCGTGTTCACCGCGGGGCGCTGGCGTCCACCCCCAGCGCCAGGGGCCAGGCGCTCTAG
- the ZNF775 gene encoding zinc finger protein 775 isoform X2, translating to MESVLAGGGGTGDALVMKVKQEKPEWLLQTLVPQTVLSQKDKENIFQQRRGLPPCQTVGKPRAWGGQEETAGSRWAPPPEQAGGPAGRAPGAPPGPLSPALSAGEGHFVCPDCGKRFSWWSSLKIHQRTHTGEKPYPCAKCGKSFSQKPNLARHQRHHTGERPFCCPECARRFSQKQHLLKHQKTHARPATHPCPECERCFRHQVGLRIHQRAHARDRQGVRAGLQALLRDAAAHRACRPRPGPQRGRPEWAWLGFCQGWWRPPGARTAAPAEPRQFICNECGKSFTWWSSLNIHQRIHTGERPYPCPECGRRFSQKPNLTRHLRNHTGERPHPCAHCGRSFRQKQHLLKHQRTHLPGAPAAPRPGRAALRAHQRAHAAVAAAEPPAQGVPGLSPPPRGPSAARGPGDVPWGRARAGAGGPGEPRQFICNECGKSFSWWSALTIHQRIHTGERPYPCPECGRRFSQKPNLTRHRRNHTGERPYLCTSCGRGFSQKQHLLKHQRVHRGALASTPSARGQAL from the exons ATGGAGAGTGTCCTGGCTGGTGGTGGTGGCACAG GAGATGCGCTGGTGATGAAGgtcaaacaagagaagccagagtGGCTGCTGCAGACGCTGGTGCCACAGACCGTGCTTTCCCAGAAGGATAAGGAGAACATTTTCCAGCAGCGTCGGGGCCTGCCGCCATGCCAGACGGTGGGGAAGCCGCGAGCCTGGGGGGGCCAGGAGGAGACTGCGGGTTCAAGGTGGGCCCCTCCCCCTGAGCAGGCCGGCGGACCCGCAGGCCGGGCTCCGGGGGCGCCCCCCGGTCCCCTGAGCCCCGCCCTTTCTGCTGGTGAGGGTCACTTCGTGTGCCCGGACTGCGGGAAGAGGTTCAGCTGGTGGTCGTCGCTGAAGATCCACCAGCGCACCCACACCGGAGAGAAGCCGTACCCGTGCGCCAAGTGCGGCAAGAGCTTCAGCCAGAAGCCCAACCTGGCGCGCCACCAGCGGCACCACACGGGCGAGCGGCCCTTCTGCTGCCCCGAGTGCGCCCGGCGCTTCAGCCAGAAGCAGCACCTGCTCAAGCACCAGAAGACCCACGCCCGGCCCGCCACCCACCCGTGCCCCGAGTGCGAGCGCTGCTTCCGCCACCAGGTGGGCCTGCGCATCCACCAGCGCGCGCACGCCCGGGACCGCCAGGGCGTCCGCGCCGGGCTGCAGGCGCTGCTCCGGGACGCCGCGGCCCACCGGGCCTGCCGCCCGAGGCCGGGGCCCCAGCGGGGGCGCCCCGAGTGGGCCTGGCTGGGGTTCTGCCAGGGCTGGTGGCGCCCGCCCGGGGCCCGGACCGCCGCCCCCGCCGAGCCGCGCCAGTTCATCTGCAACGAGTGCGGCAAGAGCTTCACGTGGTGGTCGTCGCTGAACATCCACCAGCGCATCCACACGGGCGAGCGGCCCTACCCGTGCCCCGAGTGCGGCCGCCGCTTCAGCCAGAAGCCCAACCTGACGCGCCACCTGCGCAACCACACGGGCGAGCGCCCGCACCCCTGCGCGCACTGCGGCCGCAGCTTCCGCCAGAAGCAGCACCTGCTCAAGCACCAGCGCACGCACCTGCCCGGcgccccggccgcgccccgccccggccgcgcCGCGCTGCGCGCCCACCAGCGCGCACACGCTGCCGTCGCCGCCGCCGAGCCGCCCGCCCAGGGCGTCCCCGGCCTGTCGCCGCCGCCGCGCGGCCCCTCGGCGGCCCGGGGGCCCGGGGACGTGCCGTGGGGCCgggcgcgggcgggcgcgggcgggCCGGGCGAGCCGCGCCAGTTCATCTGCAACGAGTGCGGCAAGAGCTTCTCGTGGTGGTCGGCGCTCACTATCCACCAGCGCATCCACACGGGCGAGCGGCCCTACCCGTGCCCCGAGTGCGGCCGCCGCTTCAGCCAGAAGCCCAACCTGACGCGCCACCGGCGCAACCACACGGGCGAGCGGCCCTACCTGTGCACCTCCTGCGGCCGCGGCTTCAGCCAGAAGCAGCACCTGCTCAAGCACCAGCGTGTTCACCGCGGGGCGCTGGCGTCCACCCCCAGCGCCAGGGGCCAGGCGCTCTAG